A stretch of Arcobacter sp. CECT 8986 DNA encodes these proteins:
- the tlyA gene encoding 23S rRNA (cytidine-2'-O)-methyltransferase TlyA: protein MRLDQYLTKNSEIQSRNKATELIKSNKIKVNEVIVSKPSFIIENPDLVKIEILEEDFFVSRAAYKLKYFLDEINIDLENKNALDIGSSTGGFTQILLLNKVKKVSCVDVGSNQLHEKIKENKKIKFFENTDIRDFNSDEIFEIVTCDVSFISIHNILNDINRLSKDKIIILFKPQFEVGKNVKRDKKGVVKDKNAINLARKKFIDETISLNWKLIYNSKSKLQGKDGNEEELFYFSK from the coding sequence ATGAGATTAGACCAATACCTTACAAAAAACAGTGAAATACAAAGTAGAAATAAAGCTACTGAACTTATAAAATCAAATAAAATCAAAGTAAATGAAGTTATAGTATCAAAACCTTCATTTATTATAGAAAATCCTGATTTAGTAAAAATAGAGATATTAGAAGAGGATTTTTTTGTAAGTAGAGCAGCTTATAAATTAAAATACTTTTTAGATGAAATAAATATAGATTTAGAAAATAAAAATGCACTAGATATTGGAAGTAGTACTGGTGGATTTACTCAAATTTTATTACTAAATAAAGTTAAAAAAGTATCTTGTGTTGATGTTGGTTCAAATCAACTACATGAAAAAATAAAAGAAAACAAAAAAATCAAATTTTTTGAAAATACAGATATAAGAGATTTTAATAGTGATGAAATTTTTGAGATTGTAACTTGCGATGTCTCATTTATTTCTATTCATAATATATTAAATGATATTAATAGATTATCAAAAGATAAAATAATTATTCTTTTTAAACCACAGTTTGAAGTTGGTAAAAATGTAAAAAGAGATAAAAAAGGTGTAGTAAAAGATAAAAATGCTATAAATCTAGCAAGAAAAAAATTTATCGATGAAACTATAAGCCTAAATTGGAAATTAATTTATAATTCAAAAAGTAAACTACAAGGAAAAGATGGAAATGAAGAAGAGTTATTCTACTTTAGTAAATAA